Proteins from a single region of Ferroacidibacillus organovorans:
- a CDS encoding M42 family metallopeptidase — MRDMERLEENLMKLIHLTGPCGFEHEVARAIYEQARMFADECRVDGLGNVWVGINGAKDGPTLMVAAHMDEVGFMVKTIEANGFLRLEQLGGHDPRTVVGQDVIVLTENGRVPGVVGTLSVHFLRYDDAARAPKFHELYVDCGATSREHAHAMGIRVGQAVAYEPSVRRIGETRIASKSLDDRAGCAVLLTALEAMDRAQLHGTVWGLFSVQEEVGLRGAKAAAAALHADVALAIDTTAASDTPPPHAPVGHGLALGQGAAIKAMDFSLISSLSVRRFLERVASERGIPVQTEVFAGIGTDAGALHMEGGAIPSGVISIPSRYTHSPIEMIDLNDLHGCYRLLLGFMEAMHSVEDFSFLSE, encoded by the coding sequence ATGCGGGACATGGAGAGACTAGAAGAGAACCTTATGAAGCTTATTCATCTCACAGGGCCGTGCGGGTTTGAGCATGAGGTGGCGCGCGCGATTTATGAGCAGGCCAGGATGTTTGCCGACGAGTGCCGCGTGGACGGACTCGGCAATGTGTGGGTCGGGATCAATGGCGCAAAGGACGGCCCGACGCTGATGGTCGCGGCACACATGGACGAAGTGGGGTTCATGGTAAAGACGATTGAGGCGAATGGATTCTTGCGCCTTGAGCAGTTGGGTGGGCACGATCCGCGAACGGTGGTGGGCCAGGATGTCATCGTTTTGACGGAAAATGGCCGGGTGCCAGGCGTAGTCGGTACGCTGTCTGTCCACTTTTTGCGCTATGACGATGCAGCGCGCGCGCCGAAGTTTCACGAACTCTACGTAGATTGCGGCGCGACATCACGCGAACACGCGCATGCGATGGGAATTCGCGTCGGCCAGGCTGTAGCGTATGAGCCCTCTGTGCGGCGCATCGGGGAGACGCGCATCGCCTCGAAGTCCCTTGACGATCGCGCCGGGTGCGCGGTCTTGCTCACGGCGCTTGAGGCGATGGATCGAGCACAACTGCACGGCACGGTGTGGGGGCTGTTTTCTGTGCAGGAAGAAGTGGGTCTGCGCGGGGCGAAAGCGGCAGCGGCGGCGCTTCACGCAGACGTCGCGCTCGCCATTGACACGACCGCGGCATCCGATACACCGCCCCCGCACGCGCCCGTGGGTCACGGTCTGGCCTTGGGTCAGGGTGCCGCGATCAAGGCGATGGATTTTAGTCTCATCAGCAGCTTGAGCGTACGCCGGTTTCTCGAACGGGTTGCGAGCGAGCGAGGAATACCTGTACAGACGGAGGTGTTTGCGGGCATTGGAACGGACGCCGGAGCGCTTCACATGGAAGGTGGCGCGATTCCGTCTGGCGTCATCTCGATCCCGTCGCGCTATACCCATTCTCCGATTGAAATGATCGATCTGAATGATCTGCACGGGTGTTATCGGTTACTGCTTGGTTTTATGGAAGCGATGCATTCTGTTGAGGATTTTTCGTTTTTGTCAGAGTGA
- a CDS encoding glycosyltransferase — protein MPTYNELDNPKRLINELMRHLPDETFEVIFVDDSSDARSIEWLCALRETYPFVRVEHRTRERGLGSAVVRGFELSRGDVIAVMDADLQHPVGVLPEMMRALAAGYDVAIPSRFIPGGSDGGLSLPRKLVSFTARWMGRLALKRLRNVSDPTSGYFMVKRAVIDGVSLRPVGWKILIEILARGSYSRILEIPYAFEARALGESKMSLQEQWNYLRHLGRLILDSPEERRVYLFALVGTSGVLVNELLYDVLIHLQMALWTAGALSAFVAMGTNFVLNDRLTWVDARAGQAHRRFLKYVITSLFGIAQSTAVLSVLAYGERVNSLYANIAGIAVSMVWNFYINNFWTWKKKRRVVDIVISPVRTGTKLH, from the coding sequence GTGCCGACCTATAATGAGTTAGATAATCCGAAACGCCTGATAAATGAATTGATGCGCCATCTCCCGGATGAAACGTTTGAAGTGATTTTTGTCGATGACAGTTCAGACGCACGCTCGATCGAGTGGCTTTGCGCGTTGCGTGAGACATATCCGTTTGTACGTGTTGAACACCGTACAAGAGAACGCGGCCTCGGCAGCGCGGTCGTGCGCGGATTCGAGCTGTCTCGCGGGGACGTTATTGCCGTGATGGATGCGGATTTACAGCATCCGGTGGGCGTGCTCCCCGAAATGATGCGCGCGCTTGCGGCGGGGTATGATGTGGCGATCCCGAGTCGCTTTATTCCTGGAGGAAGCGACGGAGGACTCTCGCTTCCGCGTAAATTGGTCTCCTTTACGGCGCGCTGGATGGGGCGGCTTGCGCTCAAGCGACTGCGCAACGTTTCCGACCCGACAAGCGGCTACTTTATGGTGAAGCGCGCAGTGATCGATGGCGTCTCTTTGCGCCCGGTCGGTTGGAAGATCCTCATTGAAATCCTCGCACGCGGCTCTTACTCGCGCATTTTGGAGATTCCGTATGCGTTTGAGGCGCGCGCGTTGGGTGAGTCGAAAATGTCACTGCAGGAACAGTGGAATTATCTCCGGCATCTCGGGCGGCTGATTCTTGACAGTCCTGAGGAGAGGCGGGTGTATCTCTTTGCGCTTGTGGGCACATCTGGCGTGTTGGTCAACGAACTGCTCTATGATGTTTTGATCCATCTCCAGATGGCGCTCTGGACTGCGGGCGCGCTCTCTGCGTTTGTCGCGATGGGGACCAATTTTGTTCTCAATGATCGATTGACGTGGGTGGATGCGCGCGCAGGACAGGCGCATCGCCGTTTTCTCAAATACGTGATCACATCGCTGTTTGGCATCGCGCAAAGCACCGCCGTGCTTTCTGTTCTGGCGTATGGAGAACGCGTCAACTCGCTCTATGCCAATATCGCGGGGATTGCCGTTTCGATGGTCTGGAATTTTTACATCAACAACTTCTGGACGTGGAAAAAAAAGCGCCGCGTCGTCGATATTGTCATATCTCCGGTACGTACGGGTACAAAGCTTCACTAA
- a CDS encoding NRAMP family divalent metal transporter, with protein MIQQQAVYARTMDSEDAAIRAKDQARIDTLRQKRGWLSRILLGFVLLGPGVLVMIADNDAGGVITYSQTGATYGIGFFIPALILSGIIAYIVQEMTVRLGAVTRRGHAELIWGRYGAFWGWFSLVDLVLANILTLITEFIGITLGLSVFGVPHWLSALLAITLDAVVLLVLRYYTWERVSLWIAAGNLVFIPLAFMAHPHWSVVADAFAHWQVPGGFTPAFVFIILANFGTTIAPWMLFFQQSAVVDKGLTVKDIRHGQMDTAVGTVAMVAVALALVILTGTVVHGMNGASNLSIEQILTVMGQRLGNTGETLFALGMVEAGTISMIALTASTSWAMGEAFHWPKSINMPARRAWKFYLPGILSAVLAASVVLIPNAPLGFLNLTVQVIASIFMPAALLFLVLLLNDRHIMGEHVNRKWQNVSAVLIVALLVGLNAVYGLSVVMPKLF; from the coding sequence ATGATCCAACAACAAGCTGTATACGCACGTACCATGGACTCCGAAGACGCAGCGATCCGCGCGAAAGATCAAGCCAGAATTGATACGCTCCGCCAGAAGCGCGGTTGGCTCTCTAGAATTTTGCTAGGTTTTGTTTTGCTCGGCCCTGGCGTTCTCGTGATGATCGCCGATAATGACGCCGGCGGTGTGATCACCTATTCCCAAACTGGCGCAACCTACGGTATCGGATTCTTCATACCCGCACTCATTCTGTCAGGAATCATCGCATACATCGTGCAAGAGATGACCGTTCGCCTCGGCGCCGTAACCCGCCGTGGCCACGCTGAATTGATCTGGGGTCGCTACGGCGCCTTTTGGGGCTGGTTCTCGCTCGTCGATCTTGTCCTTGCCAACATCCTCACACTGATCACCGAATTTATCGGCATCACGCTCGGACTCTCCGTGTTTGGCGTACCGCACTGGCTGAGCGCCCTGCTTGCCATTACGCTTGACGCAGTGGTGCTGCTCGTATTGCGCTACTATACATGGGAGCGCGTCTCGCTCTGGATCGCGGCCGGAAACCTCGTTTTTATTCCGCTGGCGTTCATGGCGCACCCGCACTGGTCGGTAGTCGCCGACGCGTTTGCCCACTGGCAGGTTCCCGGCGGTTTCACGCCAGCGTTCGTCTTTATCATCCTCGCAAACTTTGGCACGACGATCGCACCGTGGATGCTGTTTTTTCAACAGTCAGCGGTCGTTGATAAAGGATTGACGGTGAAGGATATCCGCCACGGCCAGATGGACACCGCGGTGGGAACCGTCGCCATGGTCGCAGTCGCACTCGCGCTTGTAATCCTGACGGGCACGGTCGTCCACGGAATGAATGGCGCGTCCAACCTGAGCATTGAGCAGATACTCACCGTGATGGGACAGCGTTTGGGAAATACCGGAGAAACCCTCTTTGCGCTGGGAATGGTTGAGGCGGGAACCATCTCGATGATCGCGCTGACAGCCAGCACGTCGTGGGCGATGGGCGAGGCGTTTCACTGGCCGAAAAGCATCAACATGCCCGCGCGGCGCGCGTGGAAGTTTTACCTGCCAGGCATTCTCAGCGCAGTTTTGGCCGCGAGTGTCGTCCTGATTCCGAATGCGCCGCTGGGTTTTCTCAATCTGACCGTGCAGGTGATCGCGTCGATCTTTATGCCGGCCGCACTCCTTTTCTTGGTACTCTTGCTCAATGACCGCCACATTATGGGCGAGCATGTCAACCGCAAGTGGCAGAATGTCTCTGCGGTTTTGATCGTCGCGCTTTTGGTTGGCTTGAACGCTGTATACGGACTGTCCGTCGTCATGCCAAAACTGTTCTAG
- a CDS encoding thioredoxin family protein, with protein sequence MRELTSAHEFKDMIQSNKTVIEFYADWCPDCKRIDPHLDAWAEQFSGQFAMARINCEAVPEIAEQFEVVGIPSFLAFDRAELVNRLYSRDAKSKQQVESFLQTCFDV encoded by the coding sequence ATGAGAGAATTAACTTCTGCCCATGAATTTAAAGATATGATCCAATCAAACAAAACGGTGATTGAATTTTACGCGGATTGGTGTCCTGACTGCAAGCGTATCGATCCACATCTTGATGCGTGGGCTGAACAGTTTTCGGGACAATTCGCGATGGCACGCATCAATTGTGAAGCGGTGCCGGAAATCGCCGAGCAATTTGAGGTCGTGGGAATCCCCTCTTTTCTCGCGTTTGATCGCGCGGAACTCGTCAATCGTTTGTACAGTCGCGACGCAAAGTCAAAGCAACAAGTGGAGTCTTTTTTGCAAACCTGTTTTGACGTGTAA
- a CDS encoding NAD(P)/FAD-dependent oxidoreductase — translation MNAKYDVIIVGAGPAGLYAAYEFTRKAPRAKVLLIDKGVEAKYRHCPIMELKIDKCPPANKIKTYASCWPACGVINGAGGAGSFSDGKFNITSEFGGYLTEYLPPSTVMELIRYVDAINLEHGVPDAITDPSTPEVAQIERRAMAVGLKLLRAQVRHIGTDNNLRLMNEIFAYLEKHIEMRFRSFVEDILVESDRIQGVVLRDGTELRASHVLLAPGRDGSTWLSSLLRRHHIKMTNNQVDIGVRVETTNVVMQEINEHLYEGKFIYHSPSTGLRVRTFCSNPSGHVVVENHTGIMAANGHAYKEPSMGSSNTNFALLVSHRFTEPFNRPNEFARQICSHANELSDGSIIVQRYGDLLKGRRSTRERLEEGFVEPTLKEAVPGDLGLVLPYKTMLALHEMIRALDHVTPGIAQEHTLFYGVEAKFYAARAEVDANLQTKIEGVYCAGDGPGLTRGIAQAASSGVYVARHIASLL, via the coding sequence ATGAATGCGAAATATGATGTGATCATCGTGGGTGCAGGGCCTGCTGGGTTGTACGCTGCGTATGAATTTACGAGAAAGGCGCCGCGTGCGAAAGTGCTTTTGATCGATAAAGGCGTCGAAGCGAAGTATCGTCATTGTCCAATCATGGAATTGAAAATCGACAAGTGTCCGCCCGCGAACAAAATCAAGACGTACGCGAGTTGTTGGCCGGCGTGCGGCGTGATCAACGGCGCAGGCGGCGCAGGAAGCTTCAGCGACGGAAAATTCAATATCACATCTGAGTTTGGTGGATATTTAACGGAGTATCTCCCACCGTCTACGGTTATGGAATTGATTCGCTATGTCGATGCGATCAATCTGGAGCACGGGGTGCCCGACGCGATTACAGATCCCTCGACACCGGAAGTGGCGCAAATCGAGCGGCGAGCGATGGCGGTAGGTCTTAAGCTCTTGCGCGCACAAGTCCGACACATTGGCACAGACAATAACCTGCGTTTGATGAATGAGATTTTTGCTTACCTGGAAAAGCATATTGAGATGAGATTCCGCTCTTTTGTGGAGGATATTCTTGTTGAGAGTGATCGCATTCAGGGCGTTGTGTTGCGTGACGGAACGGAGCTGCGCGCGTCACATGTCTTGCTTGCGCCAGGTCGGGATGGCTCGACATGGCTATCTTCATTGCTGCGGCGGCACCACATTAAAATGACGAACAATCAGGTCGATATCGGTGTTCGTGTCGAGACGACCAATGTTGTGATGCAGGAGATCAATGAGCATCTCTATGAGGGAAAATTCATTTATCACTCCCCCTCAACGGGCCTGCGCGTGCGCACCTTTTGCAGCAATCCGTCTGGACACGTGGTCGTTGAGAATCACACGGGGATTATGGCGGCCAATGGACATGCGTATAAGGAACCGTCGATGGGATCGTCCAACACCAATTTTGCATTGCTTGTGAGTCATCGATTTACGGAACCGTTCAATCGCCCCAATGAGTTTGCGCGGCAGATCTGCTCGCACGCAAACGAACTTTCAGATGGCTCGATCATCGTGCAACGCTATGGCGATCTGCTTAAAGGGCGGCGCAGCACGCGTGAGCGATTGGAAGAAGGGTTTGTGGAGCCGACGCTCAAAGAAGCGGTGCCAGGTGATCTCGGCCTAGTACTTCCTTACAAAACGATGCTCGCTTTACACGAGATGATCAGAGCGCTTGACCATGTCACGCCGGGTATCGCTCAGGAGCACACGCTTTTTTACGGTGTGGAGGCCAAGTTCTACGCGGCGCGCGCAGAGGTTGACGCGAATCTGCAAACGAAGATTGAGGGGGTTTACTGCGCGGGGGATGGGCCAGGGCTTACGCGCGGTATCGCACAGGCGGCAAGCAGTGGCGTTTATGTTGCGCGTCACATCGCATCGCTTCTTTGA
- a CDS encoding sugar phosphate nucleotidyltransferase yields the protein MQLILLSGGSGKRLWPLSNDVRSKQFLRVLEGRDNNLVSMVERVWGQLSTLGMAASTYLCASKLQKDLIHAQLGDDVSIIVEPMRMDTFPAIALAAAYLADQDEEDDILVVAPVDQFVETIYFERIKSLSGVLATSGADMVLLGVKPTHPSTQYGYICVHPEHTEGSPYARVSSFREKPERAHALELVEQGALWNCGVFCFRKSYLIRKLQERGLPTRYRDMVAAFHEMPKRSFDYEVVEQTQKIVVVPYEGAWKDLGTWETLAPEMRSSFLGIGVADACENSHIINELSIPIVAKGLKDVMVVASPDGILVTAKDQSSGIKDLVAPYCIRPMFEERRWGSYKVLDYQKLPDGTEVLTKQVTLRAGAHISYHRHHLREEVWTMIAGDADLALDGRMVSVTAGDVFRVCRGQWHSIMAKTQVIFIEVQRGETLTEEDCDRRYIEWEDVVEHCAVLER from the coding sequence GTGCAACTGATTCTTTTATCTGGCGGTTCAGGGAAACGTTTGTGGCCGCTCTCAAATGATGTTCGCTCAAAACAATTTTTGCGCGTGTTGGAAGGGCGAGACAACAACCTCGTTTCGATGGTTGAACGCGTCTGGGGGCAACTCTCCACGCTGGGAATGGCAGCTTCGACCTACTTGTGTGCGTCAAAGCTGCAAAAGGATTTGATCCACGCTCAACTGGGGGATGATGTCAGTATCATTGTTGAGCCGATGCGCATGGATACATTTCCGGCGATTGCTCTTGCGGCGGCGTATTTGGCAGATCAGGACGAAGAAGATGACATCCTTGTCGTGGCGCCTGTCGATCAGTTTGTAGAAACGATCTATTTTGAGCGAATAAAGAGCCTTTCTGGTGTGCTCGCCACATCTGGGGCGGACATGGTTCTGCTCGGCGTCAAACCGACGCACCCGTCGACCCAGTACGGGTATATCTGTGTTCATCCGGAGCACACGGAAGGGTCACCCTATGCGCGTGTATCGTCGTTTCGCGAAAAGCCAGAACGAGCGCACGCGCTTGAACTCGTCGAGCAGGGGGCGCTGTGGAACTGCGGGGTATTTTGCTTTCGCAAATCGTATCTGATACGCAAGCTGCAAGAGCGTGGCCTTCCGACACGCTATCGGGACATGGTCGCAGCGTTTCACGAGATGCCAAAACGGAGTTTTGACTATGAGGTGGTCGAACAGACACAAAAGATCGTTGTCGTGCCTTATGAGGGGGCATGGAAGGATCTCGGGACGTGGGAGACGCTTGCGCCGGAGATGCGCTCTTCTTTTCTCGGAATCGGCGTGGCGGATGCCTGCGAAAATTCCCATATTATCAACGAGCTCTCCATTCCTATTGTTGCAAAAGGGTTAAAGGATGTGATGGTCGTGGCGAGCCCCGACGGCATCCTAGTGACCGCGAAGGACCAGAGCAGCGGAATCAAAGATCTTGTCGCTCCTTATTGCATCCGTCCGATGTTTGAGGAGAGGCGTTGGGGATCCTACAAGGTGCTGGATTATCAGAAACTGCCTGATGGAACCGAGGTCTTGACAAAGCAGGTCACGCTGCGCGCAGGCGCGCATATCAGCTATCATCGTCACCACCTCCGAGAAGAGGTGTGGACGATGATAGCTGGAGATGCTGATCTGGCGCTTGACGGCAGGATGGTCAGTGTCACGGCGGGAGACGTTTTTCGCGTCTGCCGCGGCCAGTGGCACAGTATCATGGCGAAAACGCAGGTCATTTTTATCGAAGTGCAGCGCGGGGAGACACTCACGGAAGAGGACTGCGACCGTCGCTATATCGAGTGGGAGGATGTCGTCGAACACTGCGCGGTTCTTGAGCGATAG
- a CDS encoding CCA tRNA nucleotidyltransferase: protein MAHVSDELRDIAQRIAQADGRLYRVGGGVRDAYLGLPAKDEDFCIVGFDEALMQRVLPEAFAVGKSFPVYRLRCGSQVYELALARRERKAGVGHRGFAVEFGREVSLEEDLARRDLTVNAMAVDVLTDEHHDPYGGLQDLKGGILRAVSDAFAEDPLRVYRTARFAAQLSFSVEPRTRALMQELVDELETLSVERVFDEFRKALRTARPLRFFQTLCAASALSPHFAPFAEKAVFYRLENLLNALAAAPDRDEFSDEAIFSVVALSLARDEDVQAFCQRMRVPEVWKTAAILGRQPLFDKCHTLYQRAARVVQRVRQIERCGLTVLGYARVRTIAEGSAQGIAAYAWLLDLAKDLRAIRGEDVMRENPALAGPALGKAIEQRRVARAQNALEMRAERDG from the coding sequence ATGGCGCATGTTTCGGACGAGCTTCGCGACATCGCGCAGCGCATCGCACAGGCGGATGGGCGGCTTTATCGCGTCGGCGGCGGAGTGCGCGACGCATATCTCGGGTTGCCGGCGAAGGATGAAGATTTTTGCATCGTCGGCTTTGATGAGGCGCTGATGCAGCGCGTGCTGCCGGAGGCGTTCGCGGTGGGCAAGTCGTTTCCCGTCTACCGACTGCGCTGTGGAAGCCAGGTTTACGAGTTGGCCTTGGCACGGCGCGAGCGAAAGGCGGGGGTGGGGCACCGCGGCTTTGCGGTAGAGTTTGGGCGGGAAGTCTCCCTTGAAGAGGACCTGGCGCGCCGGGACCTCACCGTGAATGCCATGGCCGTCGATGTGTTGACGGATGAACACCATGATCCATATGGAGGGCTCCAGGATCTCAAGGGGGGTATTTTGCGCGCCGTCTCCGACGCGTTTGCGGAGGATCCCTTGCGCGTTTATCGCACGGCTCGCTTTGCGGCGCAGCTGTCCTTTTCTGTAGAGCCGCGCACGCGTGCGCTGATGCAGGAGTTGGTGGACGAGCTTGAGACGCTCAGTGTCGAGCGGGTATTTGACGAGTTTCGCAAGGCCTTGCGCACAGCCCGCCCGCTGCGTTTCTTTCAGACGCTTTGCGCAGCGTCTGCGCTGTCACCGCACTTCGCGCCGTTTGCCGAGAAAGCGGTGTTTTACCGCCTTGAAAACTTACTGAACGCTCTTGCGGCGGCTCCGGATCGCGACGAGTTTTCAGACGAGGCGATTTTTTCAGTTGTTGCGCTCAGCCTCGCGCGCGACGAGGACGTGCAGGCGTTTTGTCAACGAATGCGCGTGCCAGAGGTGTGGAAGACGGCGGCCATTCTCGGTCGGCAGCCTCTGTTTGACAAGTGTCACACGCTTTATCAGCGCGCAGCGCGCGTCGTACAGCGTGTCCGGCAGATTGAGCGGTGTGGGCTGACGGTGCTCGGCTATGCGCGCGTGCGCACAATCGCTGAAGGAAGCGCACAAGGGATTGCTGCGTATGCGTGGCTGCTCGATCTGGCGAAAGACCTGCGCGCGATCCGCGGAGAGGATGTCATGCGCGAAAACCCGGCGCTCGCGGGTCCGGCCTTGGGCAAGGCAATCGAGCAGCGTCGCGTCGCGCGCGCGCAAAACGCGCTAGAAATGCGTGCCGAAAGAGACGGATGA
- a CDS encoding cytochrome b N-terminal domain-containing protein, whose amino-acid sequence MNWTKSLRKSATEKLTWDNLLPSEQPVYVNSLVYSFGVFTLSSLVFCIASGIIMSAKGPLWYQTSSLGEFLRSVHYWSVQAFFFFTTMHLVGQFFMGSWREGRALTWVVGALSFAVSVIEAFTGYLSRGDFFSQWNQVQSKDAFNGAGLDGFINILNNGQVYGLHIAVFPAILIALVGLHLLAVRSKGVVPPYPISAKKRDEQA is encoded by the coding sequence GTGAACTGGACAAAATCACTTCGCAAATCCGCAACGGAGAAGCTGACATGGGATAACTTGCTGCCGTCAGAACAACCTGTCTACGTGAACTCTCTTGTCTACAGCTTTGGCGTCTTCACACTCAGCAGCTTAGTCTTTTGCATTGCAAGCGGCATCATCATGTCGGCCAAAGGTCCACTCTGGTATCAGACATCAAGTCTCGGAGAGTTTCTTCGCAGCGTCCACTATTGGAGTGTTCAGGCATTCTTCTTCTTTACTACGATGCACCTCGTCGGACAGTTTTTCATGGGCTCATGGCGTGAAGGTCGCGCGCTCACCTGGGTCGTTGGCGCACTCTCCTTTGCCGTTTCCGTCATCGAAGCGTTCACCGGCTATCTCTCGCGAGGCGATTTTTTCTCGCAGTGGAATCAAGTGCAGAGCAAAGATGCATTTAATGGGGCAGGACTTGACGGCTTTATCAACATCCTGAACAACGGGCAGGTCTACGGCCTCCACATCGCGGTGTTTCCCGCGATCCTCATCGCGCTGGTCGGTCTCCACCTGCTGGCCGTACGCAGCAAAGGTGTGGTGCCACCCTACCCAATTTCCGCAAAAAAGCGAGATGAGCAAGCATGA
- a CDS encoding MFS transporter, with protein sequence MQRLNTILLPIVTMFYWFSVYTYVPVFPPYLDQMGLSLSLVGLVLGSYGLTQMIVRIPLGIAADRTGRRKPYVIAGLLVGTLSSAGFALFPAPSLALLWRSLAGVAAGAWVAYTVMYARFFSSDEAPRAMSLLSYYASLGQMIAMLLGGILAGQFGIRSVFVIAACGGIIGLFIALWLKETPKRATEKPPSLLRMAADPRILRTSLLAALAQAVTFTTLFGFTPIQAAHLHASHAQLGTLTVLSTLPNALAGFLSSRPLMQRFGPRKLVTFGFLLSSVATLAIPYSPSMVWLFITQAFNGLGQGICMPQLMGLSIRHVREELRATAMGFFQAVYSIGMFGGPVLVGIISRTTGLRGGFVAISLISLLGALASFFALRLYETASCARASS encoded by the coding sequence ATGCAGCGTCTCAACACCATTTTGCTCCCGATTGTCACGATGTTCTACTGGTTCAGCGTTTACACCTATGTTCCCGTATTCCCACCCTACTTGGATCAGATGGGACTCAGCCTCTCGCTGGTTGGCCTTGTGCTAGGAAGCTACGGCCTCACCCAGATGATCGTTCGCATCCCGCTTGGTATCGCGGCCGATCGCACAGGTCGCCGCAAACCATACGTAATCGCCGGATTACTCGTCGGAACACTCTCAAGTGCCGGATTCGCCCTCTTTCCCGCCCCTTCGCTCGCCCTGCTTTGGCGCAGTCTTGCCGGTGTGGCAGCCGGTGCGTGGGTCGCATACACTGTCATGTACGCACGCTTCTTCTCGTCTGACGAGGCACCACGCGCCATGAGTCTGCTCAGCTATTACGCAAGCCTCGGACAAATGATCGCGATGCTTCTTGGCGGCATTCTCGCGGGTCAATTCGGCATTCGTTCCGTATTTGTCATTGCCGCGTGCGGTGGGATCATCGGCCTTTTCATTGCGCTCTGGCTAAAAGAGACGCCCAAACGCGCGACAGAGAAGCCCCCCTCCCTCTTGCGCATGGCCGCCGACCCGCGCATCCTTCGCACATCACTGCTCGCCGCGTTGGCGCAGGCCGTCACATTTACCACGCTGTTTGGATTCACACCCATCCAGGCGGCGCACCTGCACGCGAGCCATGCACAACTCGGCACACTCACGGTGCTGTCGACGCTACCAAATGCGCTCGCAGGCTTTCTGAGCAGCCGTCCACTCATGCAGCGCTTTGGTCCGCGCAAACTGGTCACATTCGGATTTCTTCTCTCATCTGTCGCCACCTTGGCAATCCCATACTCACCCTCCATGGTATGGCTTTTTATCACGCAGGCGTTTAACGGACTGGGTCAAGGCATCTGCATGCCCCAACTGATGGGACTCTCGATTCGTCACGTGCGCGAAGAACTTCGTGCAACGGCGATGGGCTTTTTCCAGGCTGTCTACTCCATCGGCATGTTCGGCGGTCCCGTACTCGTTGGAATTATCAGCCGCACAACGGGGCTTCGCGGAGGATTTGTCGCCATCTCTCTCATCAGTCTGCTCGGTGCGCTCGCGAGTTTTTTCGCGTTGCGTCTCTATGAGACGGCCTCTTGTGCGCGGGCATCGTCGTGA